The DNA window GGATGTTGTCATCGACAGCGCATTTCCGTCTTTATCGATGATTGACATGTGAGACGTTGAAGGCAATTCATACGCATCGTCCTTAGCTCTTGCTAAACCTTGGACTGGTATACCAACCGGGTAGTCTTTTACGTCTTTGTCTTGAATTAACGATGCGCGTTCTTTCAAATAAGGCGATTGCAGCAATTCAGCGGTTGGTACTTCAACAAAATCGGGATCTGCAACATAAAAATCTCTATCCGCAAACGCCAGTCTAGACGCTTGAGTAAAATAATGAAGTGCCATTACGTCGTTTGGCGCGTAATTTTCCATGTGCTTATTTTCAAGCAATTTAAGCATTTGTAATACAGCAATGCCGCCACTGCTCGGTGGTGCCATTGAACACACGTTATACAATTTATATTCGACACAAATTGGTTCACGCCATTTCGGCGTATAATCTTTTAGATCTTGGAGAGATAATTTGCCAGGTGAAACCGTCGATTCTCGCACTGCTTTAACGAGTTTTTCAGCATTTTCTCCTTCATAGAAGGCTGATACGCCTTCTTGGGCAATTTTTTTATACAAATTTGCCAATTCTGGGTTGGTTCGTAGCGTACCTGTGGCTAGTGGTTCACCATGTGGATAGAAATAGCTTTTTGATGGTTCAAGCTCGTATGCACCTGGATTTAGACGTTTTGCTAGCAAACTATGGAGTCGAGGTGAGACCAAAAATCCAGCTTCGGCTAAATGGATGGCTGGTTTAAAGAGCGTTGCCCACGGTAATTTGCCATATCTTTTATGTGCTTCTGCAAAAGCTTTTAAGACGCCGGGTACACCGACTGAACGACCGCCAACAACAGCATCAATCCATCGCGCAGGCTTGCCTGTTTCGTCAAGAAACAAATCTGGCCCGGCGTCATGTGGTGCGGTTTCACGCCCGTCGATAGACATCATCTTTTTAGATGATTTATCGTAGTAAAGAATAAATGCTCCGCCACCGATACCCGACGATTGCGGTTCAACTAGCGTTAGCACGAGTTGTGTCGCTATCGCTGCATCAATTGCACTACCACCTTGACTCAGTACCCATTGACCTGCACGACTTGCATGAGGATTGGCCGCAACAACCATATAATCGTTGCTTGTTGCCTCAGTTTGAATGGCAAAGCCTGTTGCGGCTTCCGGTTCTCGAGTTTCTATTGGCGTTGATACGTCCGCGAACGCCGATAAACTTAGACTAGATAAGATAAGCGAAAGAGGTAATAACTTCATATTAAGTTCGAATTGACGTCTACATATTTGGCATCTTACTGGGAAACGTGCAAAATACGCAAAAAAATTGCGCTAAAATTATGATTTATAATCTCCCTGTTGAACGCCAACACCTTTTAGGCCCGGGTATCTTACTCGCGGTTTTAGCCGTCATCTTTTTCACACCGCTAAACGGCGTATTTGAATTTGATCGAA is part of the Pseudoalteromonas xiamenensis genome and encodes:
- the ggt gene encoding gamma-glutamyltransferase; this encodes MKLLPLSLILSSLSLSAFADVSTPIETREPEAATGFAIQTEATSNDYMVVAANPHASRAGQWVLSQGGSAIDAAIATQLVLTLVEPQSSGIGGGAFILYYDKSSKKMMSIDGRETAPHDAGPDLFLDETGKPARWIDAVVGGRSVGVPGVLKAFAEAHKRYGKLPWATLFKPAIHLAEAGFLVSPRLHSLLAKRLNPGAYELEPSKSYFYPHGEPLATGTLRTNPELANLYKKIAQEGVSAFYEGENAEKLVKAVRESTVSPGKLSLQDLKDYTPKWREPICVEYKLYNVCSMAPPSSGGIAVLQMLKLLENKHMENYAPNDVMALHYFTQASRLAFADRDFYVADPDFVEVPTAELLQSPYLKERASLIQDKDVKDYPVGIPVQGLARAKDDAYELPSTSHMSIIDKDGNALSMTTSIEMAFGSTVMVNGYLLNNQLTDFALSPEINGKPVANRVEAGKRPRSSMSPVMVFNKDGSLKLLVGSPGGSRIINYVAQTLIAVLDWKMTPQQAINLPRITNRNKYTTLERGTSLENYVEQFEKLGHEVKILDLNSGLHAIEVTKNGYLGGADPRREGVALGESSL